A single region of the Arthrobacter sp. V1I7 genome encodes:
- the yajC gene encoding preprotein translocase subunit YajC: protein MTILLFVMLGLFIFMMFRRNKKTQQQQTQLQSKFAPGVEVMTSFGLYGRIVEIDEEENKVLLELSPGNTATVHRQAVTKIVEPVVAAEEPAVVPDDASSLTTETVDSPAPAADEPRNETPDETLRRLNDEGKKDS, encoded by the coding sequence ATGACGATTCTCCTGTTCGTCATGCTCGGACTTTTCATCTTCATGATGTTCCGCCGCAACAAGAAGACGCAGCAGCAGCAGACCCAGCTCCAGTCGAAGTTCGCACCCGGTGTCGAGGTTATGACCAGCTTCGGGCTGTACGGCCGCATCGTGGAAATCGACGAGGAAGAAAACAAAGTCCTGCTCGAGCTCTCCCCGGGCAACACCGCCACCGTGCACCGCCAGGCCGTCACCAAGATCGTTGAGCCGGTTGTTGCAGCCGAGGAGCCTGCCGTTGTTCCGGACGACGCTTCCTCGCTGACCACCGAAACGGTGGACAGCCCCGCGCCGGCCGCTGACGAGCCGCGCAATGAGACACCCGACGAAACCTTGCGCCGCCTCAATGACGAAGGCAAAAAAGACAGCTAG
- the secD gene encoding protein translocase subunit SecD, with amino-acid sequence MARTGPKNSALRVLVWLGVILAVLTAVLAGGTIAGQASWAPKLALDLEGGTQMILAPKVEGGSDINEEQLNQAVAIIRQRVDGSGVAEAEISTQSGRNVVVSLPGTPSKETRALIQASADMNFRPVLQAGPGAAVPAESRAPAEQLPQPTAEPANGSDENWITPEIYQQFEALDCDNPAQDQQERSDPAKPLVTCEPASANSPAIKYILGPVEVKGSNIKSSSFQLQRGAQGAVTNEWAVNIQFDDEGTAKFKEVTERLYEFYTAGGGQTGSDPKAQFAIVLDDQVISAPRSLAVITDGRPQITGGFTEESAKALSDQLRFGALPISFEIQSEQQISATLGGEQLRMGMLAGLIGLLLVVVYSLFQYRALGLVTVASLVVAGALTYLAIAILGWTENYRLSLAGVAGIIVAIGQTADSFIVYFERIRDELREGRGLVSAVENGWKRAKRTVLASKAVNLLAALVLYFVAVGNVRGFAFTLGLTAIADLIVVFMFTHPTLKLLARTKFFGEGHRFSGLDPKRLGAVPLYRGAGRIRTPEDRPTVAVRAKNTGAAAEAERRMTIAERRLAERQEQEKQGQLAGSSKSASKEGK; translated from the coding sequence ATGGCACGAACTGGCCCCAAAAACTCAGCCCTCAGGGTGCTGGTCTGGCTTGGCGTTATTCTCGCCGTCCTGACTGCCGTCCTGGCGGGCGGCACGATTGCCGGCCAGGCGAGCTGGGCTCCCAAGCTCGCCCTGGACCTTGAAGGCGGCACCCAGATGATCCTGGCGCCCAAGGTTGAGGGCGGTTCGGACATCAACGAAGAACAGCTCAACCAGGCCGTGGCGATCATCCGTCAGCGTGTGGATGGCTCCGGCGTCGCGGAAGCTGAAATCAGCACGCAGTCCGGCCGCAACGTTGTGGTCAGCCTCCCGGGCACGCCGTCCAAGGAAACCCGTGCGCTGATCCAGGCCTCGGCCGACATGAACTTCCGGCCGGTCCTGCAGGCCGGTCCCGGCGCAGCAGTCCCGGCGGAGTCACGGGCCCCGGCCGAGCAGCTGCCGCAGCCCACTGCGGAGCCGGCCAACGGCAGCGACGAAAACTGGATCACCCCCGAGATCTACCAGCAGTTCGAGGCGCTGGACTGTGACAACCCGGCCCAGGACCAGCAGGAGCGCTCCGACCCGGCCAAGCCGCTGGTCACGTGCGAACCCGCCTCCGCCAACTCTCCGGCCATCAAGTACATTCTTGGCCCCGTTGAAGTGAAGGGCTCGAACATCAAGAGTTCGTCCTTCCAGCTCCAGCGCGGAGCCCAGGGCGCGGTGACCAACGAGTGGGCTGTGAACATCCAGTTCGACGATGAAGGCACCGCGAAGTTCAAGGAAGTCACCGAGCGGCTGTACGAGTTCTACACCGCCGGCGGCGGGCAGACCGGTTCGGACCCGAAGGCCCAGTTCGCCATCGTCCTCGACGACCAGGTCATCTCGGCCCCGCGTTCCCTTGCCGTCATCACCGACGGCCGCCCGCAGATCACCGGCGGGTTCACCGAGGAATCGGCGAAGGCCCTCTCCGACCAGCTGCGGTTCGGTGCCCTGCCGATCAGCTTCGAAATCCAGAGCGAACAGCAGATCTCGGCAACCCTTGGCGGGGAACAGCTCCGCATGGGCATGCTCGCCGGCCTGATCGGGCTGCTGCTCGTGGTGGTCTACTCGCTGTTCCAGTACCGGGCGCTTGGCCTGGTCACTGTCGCCTCACTTGTGGTGGCCGGCGCGCTGACCTATCTGGCCATCGCCATCCTGGGCTGGACCGAGAACTACCGGTTGTCCCTCGCCGGCGTGGCAGGCATCATCGTTGCCATCGGCCAGACGGCGGACTCGTTCATCGTCTACTTCGAACGCATCCGTGACGAGCTCCGTGAAGGCCGTGGCCTCGTATCCGCGGTGGAGAACGGCTGGAAGCGCGCCAAGCGCACCGTCCTGGCGTCCAAGGCTGTGAATCTGCTCGCCGCCCTGGTGCTGTACTTCGTGGCGGTCGGCAACGTCCGCGGCTTCGCGTTCACCCTCGGTCTCACCGCGATCGCGGACCTTATCGTCGTCTTCATGTTCACCCACCCGACCCTGAAACTGCTGGCCCGCACCAAGTTCTTCGGTGAAGGCCACAGGTTCTCCGGGCTCGACCCGAAGCGCCTCGGCGCAGTTCCGCTGTACCGGGGAGCCGGCCGGATCCGCACTCCGGAGGACAGGCCCACGGTGGCGGTCCGTGCCAAGAACACCGGCGCCGCGGCCGAAGCCGAGCGCCGGATGACGATTGCGGAGCGCCGCCTCGCGGAACGTCAGGAACAGGAAAAGCAGGGCCAGCTCGCTGGTTCCTCCAAGAGCGCGTCCAAGGAGGGCAAGTAA
- the secF gene encoding protein translocase subunit SecF, with the protein MASFSNFGNELYTGKRSYDFVGSKKIWFLIAAVAVAVSILLPVAKGGFNLGIEFRGGSEFTVSNVVTTDPAVGERAVEEVVSGSVPRVANVAGNTMRIQTDKLTDDETLQIREGLTQAYGVTENEVTSTFIGPTWGADVTRQALLGLVIFVAFAAVLMALYFRTWKMSLSAIAGMLVTMFITAGVYALSDFEVTPSAIIGFLTVLSYSLYDTVVVFDKIRENTDDLQASTRRTFGEEVNLAVNQTLVRSINTMMVAILPVGAILFIGAGLLGAGTLRDLSLALFVGILIGTAATIFIAAPLYAWLRQNEPDLVKQAKRVEQRRAETAAKSAQPATA; encoded by the coding sequence ATGGCCAGCTTCTCTAATTTCGGTAACGAGCTGTACACGGGCAAACGCTCGTACGATTTTGTCGGCTCCAAGAAGATCTGGTTCCTGATCGCTGCGGTCGCCGTGGCGGTCTCGATCCTGCTCCCGGTCGCCAAGGGCGGCTTCAACCTCGGCATCGAATTCCGGGGCGGGTCCGAATTCACCGTTTCGAATGTGGTGACCACGGATCCGGCGGTCGGCGAGAGGGCTGTCGAGGAAGTTGTTTCCGGCAGCGTCCCGCGCGTGGCGAACGTCGCCGGTAACACGATGCGCATCCAGACGGACAAACTCACGGACGACGAGACGCTGCAGATCAGGGAAGGCCTCACCCAGGCCTACGGCGTCACCGAGAACGAGGTGACGTCCACGTTCATCGGCCCCACCTGGGGTGCTGATGTTACCAGGCAGGCACTGTTGGGCCTGGTCATCTTCGTCGCCTTTGCCGCCGTGCTGATGGCGCTGTATTTCCGCACCTGGAAGATGTCGCTGTCAGCGATTGCCGGCATGCTCGTGACGATGTTCATCACGGCCGGCGTCTACGCCCTCAGTGATTTCGAGGTGACGCCGTCGGCCATCATCGGATTCCTGACGGTTCTCAGCTACTCGCTGTACGACACCGTGGTGGTGTTCGACAAGATCCGTGAAAACACCGACGACCTGCAGGCCTCCACGCGCCGGACCTTCGGTGAGGAAGTCAACCTTGCGGTCAACCAGACGCTGGTCCGCTCCATCAACACGATGATGGTGGCCATCCTGCCCGTCGGCGCGATCCTCTTCATCGGTGCCGGGCTCCTGGGTGCCGGAACGCTGCGGGACCTCTCGCTGGCGCTGTTCGTGGGCATCCTGATCGGAACGGCCGCGACGATCTTCATTGCCGCACCGCTCTACGCGTGGCTGCGCCAGAACGAACCTGATCTGGTCAAGCAGGCCAAGCGTGTTGAGCAGCGCCGGGCCGAGACTGCCGCCAAGAGCGCGCAGCCGGCCACGGCCTAG
- a CDS encoding bifunctional (p)ppGpp synthetase/guanosine-3',5'-bis(diphosphate) 3'-pyrophosphohydrolase, with amino-acid sequence MEERSTPVQAAPADKSAGQASHTGLVAPVRAEPAVPVDSPGARPTFPGRRERTRSRLARLTGRGAPAYSPILEPLLRTVRANNPKEDFDLIQRAFVVAERCHRGQKRKSGDPYITHPVAVATILAELGLSGTTLAAALLHDTVEDTSYTLADLKAEFGPEVAMLVDGVTKLDKVSFGEAAQSETVRKMVVAMAKDIRVLMIKLADRLHNARTWRFVSAESSARKARETLEIFAPLAHRLGMNTIKWELEDLSFAALYPKVYEEIVRMVGDRTPEREKNLGVIRNQITEDLREAKIKATITGRPKHYYSIYQKMIVRDKDFDDINDLMGVRVLVDSVRDCYAALGAMHSRWNPLPGRFKDYIAMPKFNMYQSLHTTVIGPGGKPVEIQIRTHEMHRRAEYGVAAHWKYKDQPNRTASGPGSPRDGDMGWLRSLVDWQQETSDPGEFLDSLRFEINAREVFVFTPKGEVMALPAGSTPVDFAYAVHTEVGHRTIGARVNGKLVPLNSELNHGDWVEIFTSKAEGAGPSQDWQHFVKSARARNKIRQWFSKERREESIERGKELLTKAMRKQNLPLQRLMTHDALAAIAEDFKYVDISGLYAGVGDGHTSAQSVMERLVESLGGNDTPEDDLTEVSIPTQVTKARYSDSGVVVRGVDDVWVKLARCCTPVPPDPILGFVTRGSGVSVHRTDCTNVSGLLEQPDRIVEVDWAPTQSSVFLVEIQVEALDRKSLLSDVTRILSENHVNILAASVHTSTDRVAISKFAFEMGDPKYLSHVLSAVRRIDGVFDVYRTTGNRRRS; translated from the coding sequence TTGGAAGAACGTTCGACGCCGGTGCAGGCGGCACCAGCGGATAAGAGTGCCGGCCAGGCTTCACATACTGGCCTGGTGGCTCCTGTGCGCGCAGAGCCAGCCGTCCCGGTCGACAGCCCGGGGGCCCGGCCCACGTTCCCCGGCCGCCGTGAACGCACCCGGTCCCGGCTCGCCCGGTTGACGGGGCGCGGCGCCCCCGCGTATTCGCCCATCCTCGAGCCGTTGTTGCGCACCGTCCGCGCCAACAACCCTAAAGAGGACTTCGACCTCATCCAGCGCGCCTTCGTCGTGGCGGAGCGCTGCCACCGCGGTCAGAAGCGCAAGAGCGGCGACCCCTACATCACCCACCCTGTGGCGGTGGCCACCATCCTCGCCGAGCTGGGCCTCAGCGGCACCACCCTGGCCGCGGCGCTGCTGCATGACACCGTAGAGGACACCTCCTACACCCTGGCGGACCTCAAGGCCGAGTTCGGGCCCGAAGTTGCAATGCTGGTTGATGGCGTCACCAAGCTGGACAAGGTCAGCTTCGGCGAGGCCGCCCAGTCCGAAACGGTCCGCAAGATGGTCGTGGCCATGGCCAAGGACATCCGCGTGCTGATGATCAAGCTCGCTGACCGGCTGCACAACGCCCGCACCTGGCGCTTCGTCTCGGCGGAGTCCTCCGCCCGGAAGGCCCGGGAAACCCTGGAAATCTTCGCGCCGCTGGCCCACCGGCTCGGCATGAACACGATCAAATGGGAGCTGGAGGACCTGTCCTTCGCCGCCCTGTACCCGAAGGTCTACGAGGAAATCGTGCGGATGGTCGGGGACCGGACGCCGGAGCGCGAAAAGAACCTCGGCGTCATCCGCAACCAGATCACCGAGGACCTGCGCGAAGCCAAGATCAAGGCCACCATCACCGGACGGCCGAAGCACTATTACTCGATCTACCAGAAGATGATCGTCCGGGACAAGGACTTTGACGATATCAACGACCTGATGGGTGTCCGGGTCCTCGTCGACTCCGTCCGGGACTGTTACGCCGCCCTCGGCGCCATGCACTCCCGCTGGAACCCCCTGCCCGGGCGGTTCAAGGACTACATCGCGATGCCAAAATTCAATATGTACCAGTCACTCCACACCACCGTGATTGGTCCGGGCGGCAAACCGGTGGAGATCCAGATCCGCACCCATGAAATGCACCGCCGCGCCGAGTACGGCGTGGCCGCGCACTGGAAGTACAAGGACCAGCCGAACCGCACGGCATCCGGACCGGGCAGCCCCCGCGACGGCGACATGGGCTGGCTGCGTTCCCTCGTCGACTGGCAGCAGGAGACCTCGGATCCCGGCGAATTCCTTGACTCGCTGCGCTTCGAAATCAACGCCCGCGAAGTCTTCGTCTTCACCCCCAAGGGCGAAGTCATGGCCCTGCCGGCCGGTTCCACGCCGGTCGACTTCGCCTACGCCGTGCACACCGAGGTGGGCCACCGGACCATCGGCGCCCGGGTCAACGGCAAGCTGGTGCCGCTCAACAGTGAACTGAACCACGGCGACTGGGTGGAAATCTTCACCTCCAAAGCCGAAGGGGCCGGCCCCAGCCAGGACTGGCAGCACTTCGTCAAGAGCGCCCGGGCCCGCAACAAGATCCGGCAGTGGTTCAGCAAGGAACGCCGCGAAGAGTCGATCGAGCGCGGCAAGGAACTGCTGACGAAGGCGATGCGCAAGCAGAACCTCCCGCTGCAGCGCCTGATGACGCACGACGCCCTGGCCGCGATTGCCGAGGACTTCAAGTACGTTGACATCTCCGGCCTCTACGCCGGGGTCGGCGACGGGCACACCTCCGCCCAGTCCGTCATGGAACGCCTCGTGGAGAGCCTCGGCGGCAACGACACCCCTGAAGACGACCTCACCGAAGTGTCCATTCCGACCCAGGTGACCAAGGCCCGGTACTCCGATTCCGGCGTCGTGGTCCGCGGTGTGGATGACGTCTGGGTCAAACTCGCCCGCTGTTGCACTCCGGTCCCGCCGGACCCCATTCTGGGCTTCGTCACGCGAGGCTCCGGCGTCTCGGTGCACCGGACGGACTGCACCAATGTGAGCGGCCTGCTGGAGCAGCCGGACCGGATTGTTGAGGTGGACTGGGCGCCCACGCAGTCCAGCGTCTTCCTGGTCGAAATCCAGGTCGAAGCGCTGGACCGCAAGTCCCTGCTCTCGGATGTCACCCGGATCCTCTCCGAAAACCACGTCAACATCCTCGCGGCCAGCGTGCACACTTCCACGGACCGGGTCGCCATTTCCAAGTTTGCCTTCGAGATGGGCGACCCCAAGTACCTGAGCCACGTGCTGAGCGCCGTGCGCCGGATCGATGGCGTCTTCGACGTCTACCGGACCACCGGGAACCGGCGGCGCAGCTAA
- a CDS encoding type IV toxin-antitoxin system AbiEi family antitoxin, whose product MVHPPGAADPVAPVALPAELYSPGLLFSWPELQAMASDGVLTQLYQRGYLPPGTRSTPQLRARALGAMIPPPIRQRVVAGRLTAAWVYGCAQEPDRLALLVDASRRISSLRSTRGCTFHEVRLGALDVVSLGGLMVSSPLRTALDIALHVESDRALPVLAAFLDRTELGVRLRLLRLAVEASPRVPHKKAALERLAVLETAQPP is encoded by the coding sequence ATGGTCCACCCGCCCGGCGCCGCTGACCCGGTTGCCCCCGTTGCCCTCCCGGCAGAGCTGTACTCACCCGGTCTGCTTTTCTCCTGGCCTGAGCTGCAGGCAATGGCGTCCGACGGCGTGCTGACGCAGCTGTACCAGCGCGGCTACCTGCCACCGGGAACCCGTTCCACCCCGCAACTCCGGGCCCGCGCATTGGGCGCCATGATCCCACCGCCGATCAGGCAGCGCGTGGTGGCAGGCAGGCTGACGGCCGCCTGGGTCTACGGCTGTGCGCAGGAACCGGACCGGTTGGCGCTGCTGGTGGATGCCAGCCGGAGAATTTCGAGCCTGAGGTCCACGCGCGGATGCACCTTCCATGAGGTGCGGCTGGGCGCGTTGGACGTCGTGAGCCTCGGCGGACTGATGGTCTCCAGTCCGTTGCGGACTGCCCTCGACATCGCCCTGCATGTGGAATCGGACCGGGCGCTGCCGGTCCTGGCCGCATTTCTGGACCGGACCGAGCTCGGCGTGCGGCTGCGCCTGCTCAGGCTCGCCGTGGAAGCCAGCCCGCGGGTGCCGCACAAGAAGGCGGCGCTGGAGCGACTCGCCGTTCTCGAGACCGCACAGCCGCCTTAG
- a CDS encoding DUF349 domain-containing protein: MTDSQKSDETVSAAAANETETEATSNGQASGQAPGQAPGPATGQEAEKATDTATDTAPEAAVEPQAIEADATEPPADATEPADATEPPADAQAAPEAAAEAAAEPEAAAEAATAPAAEAAAPAPATAPAAEAAAETAAPAPARPAPSPAAFAARPKAKPSPAAPAAAPASVSSAASLAEAARWGRVEGDGHVFLTVDGEEHPVGQYPDVSNDEALGYFARKYDDVVAQIVLLEQRVSSKAPTTDMQKTVTHLREQLAERNMVGDIRSAEARLDVLVTQISELEKAEKAEHDAVRAAELAAREAIVAEAEEIAGHDPAQIQWKTSSARMNELFESWKTAQKSGVRLGRSNEDTLWKRFRAARTVFDRHRRAYFSQLDSNNSAAKAAKEKLIAEAEALSSSTDWGFAAGEYRRLMDQWKASPRASRKDDDALWARFRAAQDVFFTNRQAANDEIDQEYGANLAVKEALLVEASGLLPIKDLAATKKALQSIRDRWEEAGKVPRADMGRVEAGLRKVEDAVRHAEEENWKRSNPETKARTNSALSQLESAIAGLTDDLAKAEKAGDERKIKAAREALEARQAWLEQLERSASELS; encoded by the coding sequence GTGACAGACAGTCAGAAATCCGACGAAACAGTGTCAGCAGCAGCTGCCAACGAGACCGAAACCGAGGCAACGTCCAACGGACAAGCCTCAGGACAAGCACCGGGACAAGCCCCAGGACCGGCAACGGGACAAGAGGCAGAAAAGGCGACCGACACTGCCACAGACACAGCACCGGAAGCGGCAGTAGAGCCGCAGGCAATCGAGGCCGACGCCACCGAGCCGCCGGCCGACGCCACCGAGCCGGCCGACGCCACGGAGCCGCCGGCCGACGCTCAGGCTGCCCCGGAAGCGGCAGCCGAGGCTGCCGCTGAGCCTGAGGCAGCCGCCGAGGCTGCCACAGCACCCGCCGCGGAGGCTGCAGCCCCCGCCCCTGCCACAGCACCCGCCGCTGAGGCTGCTGCCGAGACAGCCGCCCCCGCCCCGGCCCGGCCTGCGCCGTCGCCGGCAGCCTTCGCGGCCCGGCCCAAGGCCAAGCCCTCCCCCGCCGCACCGGCTGCCGCACCGGCCTCCGTTTCCTCCGCCGCCTCCCTTGCCGAGGCCGCACGCTGGGGACGCGTCGAAGGCGACGGCCACGTCTTCCTGACCGTGGACGGCGAGGAGCACCCGGTCGGACAGTACCCGGATGTCAGCAACGATGAGGCCCTGGGTTACTTCGCCCGGAAGTACGACGACGTCGTCGCGCAGATCGTCCTGCTGGAACAGCGCGTCAGCTCCAAAGCGCCCACCACCGACATGCAGAAGACCGTCACACACCTGCGCGAACAGCTGGCCGAGCGGAACATGGTGGGCGACATCCGCTCCGCCGAGGCCCGCCTGGATGTCCTGGTCACGCAGATCAGCGAGCTCGAGAAGGCCGAGAAAGCCGAACACGACGCCGTCCGGGCCGCCGAACTGGCTGCCCGCGAGGCCATCGTTGCGGAAGCCGAAGAGATTGCCGGACATGACCCCGCGCAGATCCAGTGGAAGACCTCCAGCGCCCGGATGAACGAGCTCTTCGAGAGCTGGAAGACGGCACAGAAGAGCGGCGTTCGGCTGGGGCGTAGCAACGAAGACACCCTCTGGAAGCGCTTCCGCGCTGCCCGCACCGTCTTTGACCGGCACCGCCGCGCCTACTTCTCGCAGCTGGACAGCAACAACTCGGCAGCCAAGGCCGCCAAGGAGAAACTGATCGCGGAGGCGGAGGCGCTCTCCTCCTCGACCGACTGGGGCTTCGCTGCCGGCGAGTACCGCCGCCTCATGGACCAGTGGAAGGCATCACCCCGCGCGAGCCGCAAGGACGACGACGCCCTCTGGGCACGATTCCGGGCCGCGCAGGACGTCTTCTTCACCAACCGGCAGGCCGCCAACGACGAGATCGACCAGGAGTACGGCGCGAACCTGGCCGTGAAGGAAGCCCTGCTGGTGGAAGCCAGCGGGCTGCTGCCCATCAAGGACCTCGCTGCCACCAAGAAGGCCCTCCAGTCCATCCGCGACCGCTGGGAAGAAGCGGGCAAGGTGCCGCGCGCCGACATGGGCCGCGTCGAAGCCGGGCTCCGGAAGGTGGAGGACGCCGTCCGCCATGCCGAGGAGGAGAACTGGAAGCGGTCGAACCCGGAAACGAAGGCCCGCACCAACAGCGCGCTGAGTCAGCTGGAATCCGCCATCGCCGGTCTCACGGATGACCTTGCCAAGGCGGAGAAGGCAGGCGACGAACGCAAGATCAAGGCAGCCCGGGAGGCTCTCGAAGCCCGCCAGGCGTGGCTGGAACAGCTCGAACGCTCAGCGAGCGAGCTCTCCTAG
- a CDS encoding peptidylprolyl isomerase: MAASSRSARDAKRRVQQMEAKRELRREQDKRRKRDNVLAISAGTAAVALALVLQLTVFSSNPTEAEVAAVQADLASPSPTPSASPSNGENIPKPDTAAGRTFTGELKLNAGTLGVELDGTRAPQAAAVFKSLADQNFYAGLSCHRLTTGETFGVLQCGSKSGDGSGDPAYTWGPLENTPPDNNYPAGTIAVARTGGNANGNGTQFFIVYKDTVIPADAAGGYTVVGRVTSGLEVVAGIAAAGLKPGDNATDGAPVEPVTIDSFSLK; this comes from the coding sequence TTGGCGGCCAGTTCACGGAGCGCCCGCGATGCCAAGCGGCGCGTCCAGCAGATGGAGGCGAAGCGCGAGCTGCGCCGGGAACAGGACAAACGCCGGAAGCGCGACAACGTCCTCGCCATAAGCGCCGGCACCGCGGCGGTGGCCCTCGCCCTCGTCCTCCAGCTGACGGTCTTTTCCTCCAACCCGACAGAGGCGGAGGTCGCCGCGGTGCAGGCCGACCTGGCGTCCCCGTCCCCGACGCCGTCGGCCTCGCCCAGCAACGGCGAGAACATCCCGAAACCGGACACCGCGGCCGGCCGGACCTTCACGGGCGAGCTCAAGCTCAACGCCGGCACGCTCGGCGTCGAACTGGACGGCACCAGGGCCCCGCAGGCCGCGGCCGTCTTCAAGTCCCTGGCGGACCAGAACTTCTACGCCGGCCTCAGCTGCCACCGGCTCACCACTGGCGAAACCTTCGGCGTGCTGCAGTGCGGCTCCAAGTCCGGCGACGGCAGCGGCGATCCGGCCTACACCTGGGGCCCGCTGGAAAACACCCCGCCGGACAACAACTATCCGGCCGGCACCATCGCGGTGGCCAGGACAGGCGGGAATGCCAACGGTAACGGCACCCAGTTCTTCATCGTGTACAAGGACACCGTTATTCCGGCCGACGCCGCCGGCGGCTACACCGTGGTCGGCAGGGTTACCTCCGGCCTGGAGGTGGTCGCCGGGATCGCTGCCGCAGGCCTCAAACCCGGTGATAACGCCACCGACGGCGCACCTGTGGAACCAGTCACGATAGACTCGTTCTCACTGAAGTAA
- the hisS gene encoding histidine--tRNA ligase, which produces MARTASLSGFPEWLPEERLVELHVLDTLRRVFELHGFSSIETRAVETVGQLLRKGEIDKEVYGLSRLQDEESDEAKSHKGDPHALALHFDLTVPFARYVVENAGYLAFPFRRYQVQKVWRGERPQEGRAREFTQADIDIVGDGELPFRYDVEIALVIAEALGALPIPDFLLRINNRKLAEGFYNGIGLTDTAGVLRSIDKLEKIGPAKVAGLLQSELGASPEQAESALKLASIRTEDTSFVEQVRALGVSNELLEEGLNELEQVIAAAAQRAPGRVVADLSIARGLDYYTGTVVETVLVGHEQLGSICSGGRYDALASKGNRTFPGVGLSIGVTRLVSRILSQDLAKASRSVPTAVLVTLASDDSWGAAQDVAEQLRARGIATEVAAKAEKFGKQIKFADRRGIPFVWFTDDGGKHQVKDIRSGEQADADPASWAPADEDLHVRVTTA; this is translated from the coding sequence ATGGCACGCACCGCCTCCCTGTCCGGATTCCCCGAGTGGCTTCCCGAGGAGCGGCTGGTGGAGCTGCACGTGCTGGACACCCTGCGCCGCGTCTTTGAGCTCCATGGCTTCTCCTCGATCGAGACGCGGGCCGTGGAGACGGTGGGCCAGCTGCTGCGCAAGGGTGAGATCGACAAAGAGGTCTACGGCCTCAGCCGGCTGCAGGATGAGGAAAGCGACGAAGCCAAGTCCCACAAGGGCGACCCGCACGCCCTCGCCCTGCACTTCGACCTCACAGTCCCGTTCGCCCGCTACGTCGTGGAGAACGCCGGCTACCTCGCCTTCCCGTTCCGCCGCTACCAGGTCCAGAAGGTCTGGCGCGGCGAACGGCCGCAGGAGGGCCGCGCCCGGGAGTTCACCCAGGCGGACATCGACATCGTCGGCGACGGCGAACTCCCGTTCCGTTACGACGTCGAGATTGCCCTGGTGATTGCCGAGGCGCTGGGCGCCCTGCCGATCCCGGACTTCCTGCTCCGGATCAACAACCGGAAGCTGGCCGAAGGCTTCTACAACGGCATCGGCCTTACGGACACCGCCGGCGTGCTGCGCAGCATCGACAAGCTGGAAAAGATCGGCCCCGCCAAAGTCGCCGGGCTGCTGCAGTCCGAACTCGGTGCCTCCCCGGAGCAGGCCGAGTCGGCGCTCAAGCTCGCCTCGATCCGCACGGAGGACACGTCATTCGTGGAGCAGGTCCGGGCGCTGGGCGTGAGCAACGAACTGCTCGAGGAAGGCCTCAACGAGCTGGAGCAGGTCATTGCTGCCGCCGCCCAGCGCGCCCCCGGCAGGGTGGTCGCCGACCTTAGCATCGCCCGCGGCCTGGACTACTACACCGGCACCGTGGTGGAGACCGTCCTCGTGGGCCACGAACAGCTCGGCTCGATCTGCTCCGGCGGACGCTACGACGCGCTGGCCAGCAAGGGCAACCGCACGTTCCCCGGCGTCGGGCTCTCCATCGGCGTGACCCGGCTGGTCTCCCGGATCCTCAGCCAGGACCTCGCCAAGGCCTCGCGCTCCGTGCCCACCGCCGTGCTCGTGACGCTCGCCAGCGACGACAGCTGGGGAGCGGCCCAGGATGTCGCCGAGCAGCTGCGCGCACGGGGCATCGCCACCGAGGTCGCCGCGAAGGCCGAGAAGTTCGGGAAGCAAATCAAGTTCGCCGACCGCCGCGGCATCCCCTTTGTCTGGTTTACCGACGACGGCGGCAAGCACCAGGTCAAGGACATCCGCTCCGGCGAACAGGCCGACGCCGATCCGGCCAGCTGGGCCCCGGCGGACGAAGACCTGCACGTCCGGGTCACCACGGCCTAG